Proteins encoded together in one Neobacillus sp. FSL H8-0543 window:
- a CDS encoding PolC-type DNA polymerase III: MSEHANGKKERFLLLLQQLELIEDAVVAQFPNAQIEKFIVEKKARKWHFQFLLEKILPFNIFLRFTTQLERKFSTIASISYDIQVVEPNFHKELLLEYWSHCIQQIDGISPPLLKVLNEQVPEVNGHKLTVSVRNETEGLALKRKYASIITDIYQSYGFPSLTLETEIQSTEKSDEYNQFLLAKQKEDQERGFQAMADLQKKETEKSQSGDILQGPLSIGLTIKGDQDFRSMIDIVDEERRVTVEGYIFDAETRELRSGRTLLTFKITDYTSSLMVKMFSRDKEDAALYQHVKKGMWVKVRGSIQNDTFVRDLVMIGNDINELKAPGRKDTAPENEKRVELHLHTPMSQMDAVSPVAALVSQAKKWGHKAIAVTDHAIAQSFPEAFGAGKKNDIKILYGVEVNLVDDGVPITYNDSKRLLAEDTYVVFDVETTGLSAVYDKIIELAAVKLKDGEIIDRFESFANPHHRLSATTINLTGITDDMVQNAPEIEDVLKRFYDWTDNAILVAHNASFDMGFLNVGYKKIGYEKAKNPVIDTLELGRFLYPEMKNHRLNTLTKKFDIELTQHHRAIYDAEATGYLLLKMLKDALEKGIEFHNQFNDHMGKGDAYKRARPFHCTVLAQTEAGLKNLFKLVSISQIEYFYRVPRIPRSVLQKYREGLLVGSGCNKGEVFEGMMQKSPEEVEKAARFYDYLEVMPKAVYAPLLEMELVRDEKALEDIIGNIVKLGDKLDLPVVATGNVHYLNENDKIYRKILVNSQGGANPLNRHELPDVHFRTTNEMLDAFSFLGAEKAKEIVVTNTNKVADMVDVIKPIKDDLYTPKIEGAEEEMREMSYNMAKRIYGETLPEIVEARLEKELKSIIGHGFAVIYLISHKLVKKSLDDGYLVGSRGSVGSSLVATMTEITEVNPLPPHYVCPSCKHSEFFNDGSVGSGFDLPDKDCPQCGAKYRKDGHDIPFETFLGFKGDKVPDIDLNFSGEYQPRAHNYTKVLFGEDKVFRAGTIGTVADKTAFGYVKAYQQDNNLQLRNAEIERLASGCTGVKRTTGQHPGGIIVIPDYMDVYDFSPIQFPADDKNSEWKTTHFDFHSIHDNVLKLDILGHDDPTVIRMLQDLSGMDPKTIPTDDPEVMKIFSGTESLGVTEQQIMCKTGTLGIPEFGTRFVRQMLEDTKPTTFSELVQISGLSHGTDVWLGNAQELIHNRTCTLSEVIGCRDDIMVYLIYQGLDPSFAFKIMESVRKGKGLSEEMEVEMRKNEVPEWYIDSCKKIKYMFPKAHAAAYVLMAVRIAYFKVHLPLLYYAAYFTVRAEDFDIEAMARGSEAIRAKIEEINAKGLEASNKEKNLLTVLELALEMTERGFSFQNIDLYKSDAAEFIIEGNTLIPPFNSIPGLGTNAAINIVRSRKDGEFLSKEDLQQRGKVSKTILEFLDKQGCLGSLPEQNQLSLF; this comes from the coding sequence ATGAGCGAACATGCCAATGGCAAAAAAGAGCGATTCTTACTCTTGCTCCAGCAACTAGAATTGATAGAGGACGCTGTAGTAGCACAATTTCCAAATGCGCAAATTGAAAAATTTATTGTTGAAAAGAAAGCGCGAAAATGGCATTTTCAATTTCTGCTAGAAAAGATTCTTCCTTTTAATATTTTTCTTCGATTTACAACGCAGTTAGAAAGAAAGTTCTCAACAATAGCCAGTATTTCATACGATATTCAAGTGGTAGAACCAAACTTTCATAAAGAATTACTTTTAGAATATTGGAGCCATTGTATCCAGCAAATCGATGGTATATCTCCCCCGCTGCTTAAGGTACTGAATGAACAAGTTCCGGAGGTTAATGGGCATAAGTTAACGGTATCAGTTCGTAATGAGACAGAGGGGCTAGCTCTTAAAAGGAAATATGCTTCTATTATTACTGATATTTACCAATCATACGGTTTTCCAAGTTTAACGTTGGAAACTGAAATCCAAAGTACAGAAAAAAGTGACGAATATAATCAGTTCTTACTAGCAAAACAAAAAGAAGATCAAGAACGCGGGTTTCAGGCCATGGCCGATTTACAAAAGAAAGAAACTGAAAAAAGCCAATCCGGTGATATTCTTCAAGGGCCACTCTCAATCGGTCTTACTATTAAAGGGGACCAGGACTTCCGCAGCATGATTGATATCGTCGATGAAGAAAGACGAGTTACGGTGGAAGGTTATATCTTTGACGCAGAAACAAGAGAATTAAGAAGTGGACGCACATTATTAACCTTTAAAATTACTGATTACACCAGCTCTCTTATGGTAAAAATGTTTTCACGCGATAAAGAGGATGCAGCCCTCTACCAGCATGTTAAAAAGGGTATGTGGGTAAAAGTAAGAGGCAGCATCCAAAACGACACATTTGTCCGTGACTTGGTGATGATAGGTAATGATATTAATGAACTAAAAGCCCCTGGCCGTAAAGACACAGCACCTGAGAATGAAAAGCGGGTAGAGCTGCATCTTCACACACCAATGAGTCAAATGGATGCGGTATCTCCGGTTGCTGCACTCGTTTCACAAGCGAAAAAATGGGGTCACAAAGCGATTGCAGTGACCGATCACGCCATTGCACAATCCTTCCCAGAGGCCTTTGGTGCGGGAAAAAAGAATGATATAAAAATTCTTTATGGTGTGGAGGTTAATTTAGTTGATGATGGCGTTCCAATTACTTATAACGACTCCAAACGTTTGTTAGCAGAAGATACCTATGTTGTTTTTGACGTAGAAACAACGGGACTATCAGCGGTATATGATAAAATCATCGAGCTTGCCGCTGTCAAGCTGAAGGATGGTGAAATAATTGATCGCTTTGAATCATTCGCCAATCCGCATCATCGTCTTTCTGCGACAACGATTAACCTAACAGGTATAACCGATGATATGGTACAAAATGCCCCGGAAATTGAAGACGTCCTGAAGCGGTTCTATGACTGGACAGATAATGCGATCCTAGTCGCTCATAATGCTTCATTTGATATGGGTTTCCTTAATGTCGGCTATAAAAAAATCGGTTATGAAAAAGCTAAAAATCCAGTTATCGATACATTAGAACTCGGAAGATTTCTTTATCCCGAAATGAAAAATCATCGATTAAATACTTTAACGAAAAAATTTGATATTGAATTAACTCAGCATCATCGAGCCATTTATGATGCCGAAGCTACTGGGTATTTGCTGTTGAAAATGCTAAAAGATGCGCTTGAAAAAGGAATCGAATTCCATAATCAATTTAATGATCACATGGGTAAGGGAGATGCCTATAAGCGGGCTCGGCCATTTCATTGTACGGTTCTAGCCCAAACGGAGGCGGGTTTAAAGAATTTATTCAAGCTCGTATCTATCTCACAAATTGAGTATTTTTATAGAGTCCCGAGGATTCCTAGATCAGTTCTCCAAAAATACAGAGAAGGACTGCTCGTGGGCTCTGGCTGTAACAAAGGTGAAGTGTTTGAAGGGATGATGCAGAAATCTCCAGAAGAAGTGGAGAAGGCAGCAAGATTTTATGACTATCTTGAGGTGATGCCAAAAGCGGTTTATGCTCCCTTACTTGAAATGGAACTTGTGCGCGATGAAAAAGCGCTTGAAGATATTATTGGTAATATTGTGAAGCTGGGGGATAAGCTAGATCTCCCTGTAGTTGCTACTGGTAATGTTCATTACCTTAATGAAAACGACAAAATTTACCGGAAAATATTAGTTAATTCTCAAGGAGGGGCAAACCCTCTTAATCGTCATGAACTTCCTGATGTTCATTTCAGAACAACAAATGAGATGCTAGATGCCTTTTCCTTTCTAGGTGCAGAAAAGGCGAAGGAAATTGTTGTTACTAACACAAATAAAGTTGCAGATATGGTAGACGTAATTAAACCAATTAAAGATGATTTATATACACCAAAGATAGAAGGCGCCGAGGAAGAAATGCGCGAAATGAGCTATAACATGGCTAAAAGAATTTATGGTGAAACACTCCCTGAAATCGTTGAGGCAAGGCTCGAAAAGGAATTAAAAAGTATTATCGGTCATGGATTTGCAGTTATTTATTTGATTTCTCACAAACTGGTAAAAAAGTCCTTAGATGATGGCTATCTTGTTGGTTCACGTGGATCGGTAGGTTCTTCCTTAGTTGCTACGATGACAGAAATTACCGAAGTAAATCCTCTACCTCCGCATTATGTGTGTCCAAGCTGTAAGCATTCTGAGTTCTTTAATGATGGTTCGGTAGGATCTGGTTTCGACTTGCCTGATAAGGATTGTCCGCAATGTGGAGCCAAATACCGTAAAGACGGTCATGATATTCCTTTCGAAACGTTCCTGGGCTTTAAAGGTGATAAGGTACCCGATATCGATTTGAATTTTTCAGGAGAATATCAGCCCCGGGCACATAACTATACAAAGGTTCTTTTCGGTGAGGATAAAGTATTCCGTGCGGGGACAATTGGAACAGTAGCGGATAAAACCGCCTTTGGTTACGTAAAGGCGTATCAACAGGATAATAACCTGCAATTACGTAATGCAGAAATTGAACGGCTAGCGTCTGGGTGTACTGGGGTTAAAAGAACTACGGGGCAGCATCCAGGCGGAATTATCGTTATTCCTGATTATATGGATGTATATGATTTTTCACCAATTCAATTTCCTGCCGACGATAAAAATTCTGAATGGAAGACAACGCACTTTGATTTCCATTCTATCCATGACAATGTATTGAAGCTGGATATACTCGGCCATGATGATCCTACAGTCATTCGAATGCTCCAAGATCTAAGTGGAATGGATCCCAAAACAATTCCGACGGACGACCCTGAAGTAATGAAAATCTTTAGTGGAACTGAATCGTTAGGAGTAACCGAACAACAAATCATGTGTAAGACAGGAACACTTGGAATTCCAGAATTCGGTACAAGATTTGTTCGTCAAATGCTCGAAGATACGAAACCAACTACTTTTTCGGAGCTAGTTCAAATCTCGGGTTTATCACATGGTACTGACGTTTGGCTTGGCAATGCACAGGAGCTCATTCATAACCGGACATGTACTTTAAGTGAGGTTATTGGCTGTCGTGACGATATTATGGTCTATCTAATTTACCAGGGGCTGGATCCTTCTTTTGCGTTTAAAATTATGGAATCCGTTCGTAAAGGTAAAGGATTATCAGAAGAAATGGAAGTAGAAATGCGTAAAAATGAAGTACCTGAATGGTACATCGATTCCTGTAAAAAGATTAAATACATGTTCCCTAAGGCTCACGCGGCCGCGTATGTTCTAATGGCTGTTAGGATTGCCTATTTTAAAGTCCATCTTCCACTTTTATATTATGCAGCCTATTTTACTGTACGTGCCGAGGACTTCGATATTGAAGCAATGGCGCGCGGATCTGAAGCAATTAGAGCAAAAATAGAGGAAATAAACGCTAAGGGACTTGAAGCATCAAACAAGGAGAAGAACTTGCTGACAGTTCTTGAGCTTGCACTTGAAATGACTGAAAGAGGATTTAGTTTTCAGAATATCGATTTATACAAATCCGATGCAGCAGAATTTATTATCGAGGGTAATACATTAATACCTCCGTTTAATTCTATACCGGGTCTGGGAACTAACGCGGCAATTAATATTGTGAGATCTAGAAAAGACGGGGAGTTTTTATCAAAAGAAGACTTACAACAACGCGGTAAAGTCTCAAAGACAATCCTAGAATTTTTAGACAAACAAGGCTGCCTCGGTTCACTTCCAGAGCAAAACCAGCTATCGCTTTTCTAA
- the rimP gene encoding ribosome maturation factor RimP, with amino-acid sequence MSKVTEVVEELAEPIINELGLELVEIQFVKEGKSWFLRVYIDKETGVDIEDCGVVSERLSEKLDEIDPITQNYFLEVSSPGAERPLKKASDFEKAIGKNVFIKTYEPIDGEKGFEGTLLEYDGQTLKIEMKIKTRKKAIEIPFEKVANARLAVIFS; translated from the coding sequence ATGAGCAAAGTAACCGAGGTAGTGGAAGAGCTAGCCGAACCAATAATTAATGAGCTAGGTTTGGAATTAGTTGAGATTCAGTTTGTTAAAGAAGGAAAAAGCTGGTTTTTACGCGTATATATTGATAAAGAAACTGGTGTTGATATCGAAGACTGTGGAGTGGTTAGTGAAAGACTTAGTGAAAAACTCGATGAGATTGACCCGATAACCCAAAATTATTTTCTTGAGGTTTCCTCTCCAGGAGCTGAACGTCCATTAAAAAAAGCGAGTGATTTTGAAAAGGCTATCGGTAAAAATGTGTTTATTAAAACGTATGAACCTATAGATGGTGAAAAAGGTTTTGAAGGAACACTGCTCGAATATGATGGGCAAACACTGAAAATTGAGATGAAAATTAAAACTCGCAAGAAAGCTATTGAGATTCCTTTTGAAAAAGTAGCCAATGCAAGACTGGCAGTTATTTTTTCTTAG
- the nusA gene encoding transcription termination factor NusA gives MSSELLDALTILEREKGISRDVLIDAIEAALVSAYRRNFNQAQNVRIDLNLQTGTMRVFARKEVVDQVFDPRLEISLEDARSINPNYNVEDVVEMEVTPKDFGRIAAQTAKQVVTQRVREAERGIIYSEFIDREEDIMTGIVQRLDSKFIYVSLGKIEALLPVNEQIPNERYKPHDRIKVFITKVEKTTKGPQIFVSRTHPGLLKRLFEIEVPEIYDGTVEIKSVAREAGDRSKISVHSASNDVDPVGSCVGPKGTRVQAVVNELKGEKIDIVKWSEDPVVFVANSLSPSKVLDVMVSETEKATTVVVPDYQLSLAIGKRGQNARLAAKLTGWKIDIKSETDARELGIYPREQSIRLFDDQIDDDYIDEDEME, from the coding sequence ATGAGCAGCGAATTATTAGATGCTCTTACAATACTAGAAAGAGAAAAAGGTATTTCTAGGGATGTCTTAATTGATGCGATTGAAGCAGCACTTGTGTCTGCATATCGCCGGAATTTCAATCAAGCTCAAAATGTTCGGATTGACTTAAATTTGCAAACAGGTACGATGCGTGTTTTTGCAAGAAAAGAAGTAGTGGACCAAGTTTTTGATCCTCGACTTGAGATTTCTTTAGAAGATGCGAGGAGCATTAACCCTAACTATAATGTTGAAGATGTTGTAGAAATGGAAGTTACACCAAAAGACTTTGGCAGAATTGCCGCACAAACGGCAAAACAAGTGGTGACACAACGGGTAAGGGAAGCTGAAAGAGGAATTATCTATTCAGAATTTATTGACCGTGAAGAAGATATTATGACTGGGATTGTTCAAAGGCTGGATTCTAAATTTATTTACGTTAGCCTTGGGAAGATTGAGGCATTATTGCCAGTAAATGAGCAAATACCAAATGAACGTTATAAACCCCATGATCGAATTAAGGTTTTTATTACAAAAGTTGAGAAAACAACCAAAGGTCCACAAATCTTTGTATCGCGGACCCACCCGGGATTATTGAAACGGTTATTCGAAATCGAAGTTCCTGAAATTTATGATGGAACGGTTGAGATTAAATCTGTTGCCCGTGAAGCTGGTGACCGCTCGAAGATTTCCGTTCATTCAGCAAGTAATGATGTTGATCCTGTTGGATCATGTGTTGGACCAAAAGGTACCAGGGTTCAGGCGGTTGTAAATGAGTTAAAAGGTGAAAAAATTGATATTGTTAAATGGTCTGAAGATCCAGTGGTATTTGTTGCCAACTCGCTCAGCCCATCTAAAGTTTTAGATGTGATGGTGAGTGAAACCGAAAAAGCAACTACGGTTGTTGTTCCAGATTATCAACTATCTTTAGCCATTGGCAAACGTGGACAAAACGCGCGATTAGCTGCAAAATTAACTGGTTGGAAAATTGACATCAAATCAGAAACAGATGCACGGGAACTAGGAATTTATCCGCGTGAACAGTCAATTAGACTATTTGATGATCAGATCGATGACGATTATATTGACGAAGATGAAATGGAATAA
- a CDS encoding YlxR family protein: MNNRKKVPMRKCVATGEMKPKKELVRIVRSKEGEVSIDLTGKKSGRGAYLSRDKEAVLLAKKKNTLSNQLQVSISDTLYEELLELIEKENRQSI, encoded by the coding sequence TTGAACAATCGTAAAAAAGTTCCTATGCGAAAATGTGTAGCAACCGGTGAAATGAAGCCGAAAAAAGAACTCGTTCGCATCGTTCGCTCAAAAGAAGGGGAAGTATCCATTGATCTTACCGGGAAAAAGTCCGGGAGAGGTGCTTATCTTTCAAGAGATAAGGAAGCTGTTCTATTAGCTAAGAAAAAAAACACTTTATCTAACCAATTACAGGTTTCTATAAGTGATACATTGTATGAAGAGCTTTTAGAGCTTATAGAGAAAGA